From the Anguilla anguilla isolate fAngAng1 chromosome 6, fAngAng1.pri, whole genome shotgun sequence genome, one window contains:
- the myct1a gene encoding myc target protein 1 homolog, giving the protein MADNDTDAILDVLKEFDTGRLILAFCLSMVVGLLIGSLIYAVMTWMSRRRATASITRRPHRQSRQPRSSAHGLLHSRSSAFSRSSSGVGGFDRRSNNSLTGTALSFHRQASLDLADPPGRKNSFRASTFHPLLQCSQIAREAEEGGGQSTLPRASPTTPPTAGGPSGNAAANANAAVATSTPSRPDSFWSNSSLRGFHATQTPPPAYESVIRAFQETCT; this is encoded by the exons ATGGCTGATAATGACACGGATGCCATATTGGACGTTTTAAAGGAATTTGACACCG ggcgcCTGATCCTGGCGTTCTGCCTGTCCATGGTGGTGGGGCTCCTGATCGGCAGCCTGATCTACGCGGTGATGACGTGGATGTCGCGGCGGAGGGCGACGGCCAGCATCACCCGCCGCCCGCACCGCCAGTCCCGCCAGCCGCGCTCCTCCGCCCACGGCCTCCTGCACAGCCGCTCCTCGGCCTTcagccgcagcagcagcggcgTCGGCGGCTTCGATCGCCGTAGCAACAACAGCCTGACGGGCACGGCCCTGAGCTTCCACCGGCAGGCCTCGCTGGACCTGGCCGACCCGCCGGGCCGGAAGAACAGCTTCCGCGCCTCCACCTTCCACCCGCTGCTCCAGTGCAGCCAGATCGCCcgggaggcggaggaggggggcgggcagaGCACCCTGCCCCGcgcctcccccaccaccccccccaccgccggCGGCCCGTCTGGCAACGCcgccgctaacgctaacgccgCCGTGGCGACGTCCACCCCGTCCCGCCCGGACTCCTTCTGGAGCAACAGCAGCCTGCGGGGGTTCCACGCCACGCAGACCCCCCCGCCGGCCTACGAGAGCGTGATCCGGGCCTTCCAGGAGACCTGCACCTGA